The genomic DNA agaagggacagtggatctctggcaacttgctacactgatggacagtgactgcattggggtatgggtggggacttggtaatatgggtaaatgtagtaaccacattgttttttcatgtgaaaccttcatgagtgtATAACAATCatacctgaattaaaaaaaaaaaacgaacagGCCACCATAGACTCCTGATTGCAATTAGCAGGCAGGCAGCAAACAGCTGGAACTTGACGTTGACCACTATGTCATGAAATCCTGGCTTGCCCTCCCAGTGACaaaccatttcttttttaattgtggtaaagacATAAATTTTACCGTCTTAACCtttaaagcaaagcaaaacatgcTCAAACGAAAGCAAAACTGGATCTTTCATATCTTCCATGTGACTAGGTGGCAGGTGAAAATTGCTGAAGCTCTCAGGCCGAGGAGAGCAGAATGGTTGGGAGATGAGGGTTCTAATCCTGGCTGCTACTCTGACTTCATTCATCTGAGAATGCTGATCATTCTAGTTACCACTGGGCACTCACTCTGTGTTATGTACTGCATGCAGTGCATTTCTCCGTGGGTCAGAAACAAAGTCTGAGGTGGGGCAATATATAACTATTACCAGTTAGAGCTGGTGGTGAATGATGGAACTAGAATTCAACCCCTGGTCTGACTCTAAAGCCTATACTGTTGTCCTCCACAGTCCGCTGTTTTGGGGAGAGAAGAGGCCCTGGTCATAGGATACAGCACTTGGTGGCCAGTCGGAATGCTGTAGGTACAAAACATGGAGGGTGACTGTTCATACTCCAAAGCCTGGTGGATGGTCAGAAAGCTGACTTCATACCCACTCACAAGGGAACAAAATGGGGAAGAGTGGGGGCAGATGGACCGGGGAGGGCACTTCCTGAGGCACCCCCATCTGCTCTTCGTCTGCAACCATACTCCCCCATTCTGAACCTTCATGCCCACTTTAACAGCCAGATAGGCAGTTTTCCATctccatttttattgaaatacaaaaaGTGCAAAGGTGAAATAACATGATTGGTGCCAAAGAAGTCATTAAGTGTGAATGTGAATACTTGAGACACAGTACaagccccacccacccccaggtaCAGACcagtgggggaggggacaggagaaaGACCAGATAGATCCACAAGGCTCCCCAGTAAATGGGGCTGTGAGCAACACCTGATACACAAAGGAGGCGGGAAGCACAGGCTCAAGCCTGGGCTAGAGTCACATGACTGATGGGGAATCAGCAGCCACTCCAAGCCCAGGGAGTTCTGACCTGCTAGTTCTGAGGAGAGAGCCCAGGGAGGTCAGGGCCCAGGCCGtacctggcttgcagatggcctgGGCTACTGTGCAGGTACGTCCCTACTGCCAGGGGACAGGCTGCAGGAAGAGTTCTCTGCGGCTCACCAGGAAAGAGGAATTCTAAGGGACATAGCTGGAGTGAGAGCTCAGTCATACCCAGGGTCCAGCAGAGGGTCCTGTACTTGGGGGACTCACCTGACAGGCTGATCTACTTAGCAAAACCTCTGCCTGGCCCCTTCAGGAGTCCCCAGCTGGATGGATGAGCTACCACAGATCCTGAGGCACTGGGTCACTGCTGGCCAGAGCAGGGACCAGTGTGATTCTACAACAGACATGACTGCAAGAGTCTTAGGCTGAGGACATGTCTACGTGGGAAAGGAAGGGGAGGCAAGGCAGGGGGCTGAGACTGCTTGTCATTGGTCAGACCAGACACTAGAAGGCTCTCGGGTGTAGTGGAGTGTCTCAGATGGATGCTGGGATTCAGCCTGTCATCCAAGCTGCCAGTCCTGGCAGAACCAGGGGGTTAGGACACCCCAGGGCAGTACCACTGGGGAAAGGTTGGCCCAGGATGTGTAGATGATAAGGAGGCAAAAACAGGAAGCAGACTCCAGCCTGGTCATTCCTTAGGTCTGGGAACACCCAAAGCTGAGCCCTTGGGACAGGAGCAGGATGCTTGCACCCAGGCCTCCATCCAGATGACAGCCTTGGTAGGGCCAGCCAAGCCAGCAGAGCCTCTCATGCCCCAGCAGTCAGGAGGGGAGAACCAGCCCCAGCTACCAGCCCAGCTGGCAGCGATTTTGGCATCTGCGGTTGCTGGCGACAAAGGCAGGAGAAAGCAGGTGAGGCGTTGCTGGGGCCAATTCTTCCCCTGCAGGAAGGGCCAAGGCCAGCTctgcagagcctggcaggagccAAGGAGGCAGTGAGAAGTATAAGGCAAAGAAAAACATCTGGTTCCAGCAAGGCTTCCTGGGCCAGTGAggtgggtggggcacagggaaggagggGCTGCTGGTTGGCTGGCTCCAGCTTCTGTTGCCCTAGGGCCTCATGGTCTCTTCCTGGGCAGGAGCCCCAGGCTCCTGAAAGGCTGAAGCCAGGAGAGTCCAAACTGGGGCTATCAGAGAAGGGGCTGGTGGAGCAGGGGTGGGCTCAGAGCCCCCTGGGGTCAGGGCTAGGGAACAACTCCCCTTGATGATCCAGGAGGAACTTGGTGAATGTGTTGATGGGATTAATGGCCTTGAGGGTGATGGCAGCATCCTTGGCCCACAGCAGGTTAGGGCCAAAGACGACAGCCAGGTTAGTGTTGGTCATCTTGTTCTGGTCAGAGCGGGCAGAAATCTATGGAGGGAAGCAGGGGGCTGCAGCAGGAAGCCACAAACCCTGCCTCCCACACCCAGCAATTAGCTACCCAGGAGCAGCAGGGGGGGCAgctcctcctgcctcctccaTGCAAGCAGAAGAGGCTGAGGCAGAGTCTCACCTGTACCAGAAAAGCAGTGAGGAAACGAAGCACCTGATAGTTCTCCTCAGGCAGCATCTGGAATACCTGCAGTGTGGCCTCCACCCTCTGGCTCTCATCAATGTCTGTGAGGAATGGGGGCCCAGGTTAcaggagcccagggctgggctgACAAGAGGCTAGGGGAGACCCCAACCAGAGTTACCTTGGAGGACAGGCCAAATCCACCTGCTCCAAGTCAAGCCTTGACCCCGACCCAGCAGAAGCAGCccagaggtggggagggaagagagaggcacTCACTGAGGAAGCCCACAACATGCGGGTAGAGGTCAAAGGTGAGCAGGGGCTCAGGAAGCTCCCGGAGGAAGGTCTTGAGGATGACTGCTGGCAGATGCAACTCATTGTACTGGTCGAAGTTCACAGGCAGCCCTGGGGTAGGGACAGAGGTGGAAGGGTGGAGAGGAGCTGAGACCAGCCTGGTGGCCAGGAGCCCATCCAAAGGCCAAGCAGGCTCCACTGCCCAACTTCGCCCTCAGCCACTGCTCAAGCCCCCTCCTACCAGAGAGCCTCCTCTTGCACCTGCCTTCCCCTCTTCCTCTGTGACACGGGGACACAGGTTCAGGCCATCCAGGTGGAGTAGGGGCCTGCAGCACATTCTACAAGTATTCCTCACCTCCAGAGGAACCTGAACCTGGGACATGGGAGCCTAGCAAAGGAGGCAGCAGGCCTGGGACAGCCAGGCAGGAGTGAGATCCATGTAATACTAAATGCCACAGAAACCTCTGACAGGCACACACTGAGACCCTTGTTTATAGGGCAGCACAAGTCACAGAAGCCCCTCAACAGTCACACGTTTCTAGCTCCACCACACCACTCCCCCACCCACGATCTATGCCTGTGGGCCTGGGCATCCCCAGGCCACTTACCCATGTTGTACTTCTGCTGCACTTCCCGTACCACCTGGGTGTTGGCTGACCTCCGGAAAATCCCCTCAGTGGTGAGAGCTGGGAAACAGTGGGGCCTGATGAGTCTCAGAGCTCTGGGGCAATGTGCAGGCTCCCCAACCCATTCTCTGGCTTGGGGTTCCAGTCAGGGTCAGGCTGGGCGCTGATGCATGCAGGACCTCTCAGCCCTGGGGTCAGAGCTGACGGTCAGGTGCTCACCGTGGGCCTGTAGGTAGGCAACAGTCTCCCGAAGCACAAGCGGGATGGGCTGCTGCTCTGGGTTCTTCCCCTGGAGGCTGTGGGAACAAGGACAGCGAGCAGGTCTGCAGCCCTTGTCGATCCCCAGCCGCCAGGCCTTCATACCCTTTGCATACTCACTGCTGCAGTGAGACCCCAAACTGCTGGTTGGGCAGAGGAGGCCGAGGTGGCATGGGCTTGGGGGCTGTTGCTGGGCTCTTCTGTGTGGATTTGATGAAGTCATCGTACCTGGGGGCGCAGATGGGAGGGTCAGGCCCTCTACCCAACTCCGTAGTCACTATGGCAACCCTTGTTTGCTGGGCACTTACTGTGCTACTTCACATAGGTTACCTCATTCAATCTTTATAACAACCCTGCTTTGCATATGGGAAAGTGAAGACTTAAAGAGACCCGTCATGTACTTTTTAAGTGACAGAAGTGGGATTTGAACTGGCTTTCCCTGACCTTTTAACCATTACATTCATTTCTTGTTTACTCTGGAGTTTCAGAGCTTCCTCTCCCCTTGGCCAGCATGTTGTACCCCACAAACATGATAAATGTGTACACATGTGGCTGGTGGGTACACACaagccctgcccccagcctcacTTGAGTACTTGGCGGGGGATCCCCAGTTGCTCCAGCTTCACATGCTCACTCAGCTCACTCAAGTAATTCACATAGAAGATCTTCTGCCCAAACTTGAAGCTGCCGACAAAAGAAAGGACATGGTTCAGGGCCCACTTCAGCAGGCCTTCAGGGTTCCCTCAGCAGCCCACCCAGATCAGACAGAGGCCTAGTCCCAAACTGGTCTGTCCCCAGGGTGCTGGTCTCCTCAGGCACCTGCTACACAGTTCAAGGGGAAGCATGGGGAGACTCTGGCCCCAGCCCCTTGCCCCATCAGCCTGCTCACCTAATGATGGGCTTGAAGAGTATGAGCAAGGTCTTAATGAACGTGGTGGGGTGCACAATGTACAGGGCCTTGATGTTCTTCTTGTACCTGCAGAGGCAGAACAAACAGGTGGGCATGGCAGCAGAGACACAGAGCTAGGTTCTTAATGTACAGTTTCTCATTTGACATGGCAAGCTTGAGAGGTGAGTGCCATTgttgccccattttacagattaggaaacagaggctcagagagattaaggaacAGGAAAAGTCACAGAATAAGTAGGTAGAGAAACTGGCATTTAAGCCCAGGCATTCTGACTTTAGAGTATTTTACCCAGGTGGGAGCACTTGCCTCCCCCAGGCATGGAATAAGCTCCTCACTGAGCAGAGGATAGCCCAGAACCTGGCTGAGCTGCTGCTGGTTCAGAGACACCAGCCCCAGGCCCCAAAGCCCACTCCCAGACCCCAACCCACTTGCGATCAAACTCCCGGTAGGCATCCCGGAGCCAGCCAAGGGAGGGCTTGTTCTCACTGGTTAGGCCATGATGCAAGTAGAGCAGCGTGTAGTCACTCTCCACATACTGGTCCAGGGTGTGCTTCAGGTACCTTCAGGAGAAAAGCCCTCTAAGTCTGCCCTGTACACAAGTGTGGCCCCATTAAGACAGAACCTGGCACCCTAGGAATATCCTGCTTATATCACACCCCTGCCTCAGAGCCCCTCTCCTGCGTGGGCTGTTCTGGCTGCATGGTCTGTCATTATGTTGTTGTGGAGGACAGTAGGTGGTCTGAGTGGAGGAATAATAGTAATCATATCAGCAACAGCTCTCTGTTTTGAGCACTGACTAGATGCCAGGAGACTAGGACTAACTGGAGCCCTCACATACCTGCAGTGAAAATGGGAGTGACActgccccaccccaacccccacagGATTGCCCTGAGGCAATAAAAATGATAGTAGCCACTTATCAACATTAAGCTTTTAGTGTCTGCCAAGTACTTTGCACACATTATCTCATGCTTTCCTTAAACAATAGAGGCTGATATTATCACCTTCTTACAAGTGAGGGCAATGAAGATCAGAGAGGTCAAatacttatccaaggtcacatagctgtgGTAGAGCCTGGAGATGAACTAACTCAAAAGTTTGTGTTGATGACTAAGCGGCAGCTTTGCCTTTTACACTCAGACTCCCAGTGCAGGATGTAAAGGGAGTCCCACGAGAGGGGATCAGGGTAGCCAGTGCAACTCCTTCCCTACTCAGTCACTGGACTTTTCATAGACCAAGGACCCACATCTCAAGTTCTCTGCACTCACAACACAATACCTACCACCccaacataaacacacacacaggcgTTCAGCCCATCTGAGGTGGAGAAATATGAAGGGAATGAACTCAAGGTAGAGGAGGCCAGTGGAAGGCCCTCGTTCTGGTTGGTCAACTGCTCCTAGGCCCAGCAGGAACATCACTCCAGGATGGGATGCTGGGTTTGCAGGAATGCTAAGGACTTCCAAGAGGAGgtagggaagaagagaaggagcctggggaagTGCCTGAGGATTTGACTATGTATACAGACACAGCCAGACCTCACTCATGGAGGGCAATTTAAgtcatggcccgtggtcctgggCTGGGCCCAGGTGAGGTGTCTAATGCCAGGTTGTACTGTGATTCTGATCATTACTACTATGTGGTAATTTACTCCTTATACACATTGAGTGCTTGCAGAGAACTGCCACATAAAAAGATAGCATCTTGGAACTCTAAAAGAGCAAAAACTGTAATGAAAATACACTCAACTTTTGATGAGTGTTATGAACTTTTGTAGGCCAATAAACTGATGTTATCTAAAGCTATAAAATTTTCATAATTTCTGGTACAGTAAATATGTCCAGATATTCATTCTAATGAAATAATCAGAGATGAACAGGAACATTTTTGCAGAAGGCTGTTCATTGCAGCCTGTATCACAATGGAAGAAGAAAACTGAGCAGCAAGCTAACTGTCCAACAACAGGGAATTGGTTAAATAAATCACAGAACATCTATAAATAGAATACCCCACAGGATGTTTCCGCAGCCAGACACAATCTGTGAAGTTAGATGTCTTAACAGTACccagaaggattaaagatggcaacaggagaggtgagacagaggcttcctcctaaaactgcatacaataagaaaatacaattaatacgactaatcctgagagagcaacaggaaagagggctgtgccagactgcatacacctggagaaaacagcagacctcacggaacagggtaatgtactaaAGCTGTGGCCcgatgggacccaagcccttcccccaccccacctcaccagcgggagtaagagaaacagagcagggagggagtggaggcccgggactgctgaatacctaactccggagatctgctctgggagcacaaacctacatttcatggtgcttgcatggtactattgtgattatggggttggaaagctaagacagacagaatTCCTAGAGAGACAGATTTCAGCTgcatgtggaaagcagggatccacatccagctgctctgggacaaaagaaaggtgggcagtctgagagacttaacagcaagagggctgctaaaggggcaaggattgcacagagcttactgctcaggagaaaggacaggtagacaaaattgtccgagtgtattctgcccagcaggttgggagctttcatgatcttcaggcactccagctccctggctggctacacagcaccaaggaccccctccatgataagcagcctactgcacctttctcccagccagccccaaactggctcacaaaccggcaaaccctaccctggcattaggccagccagagggaagccccatgtACAGCAACAACatacgcaaagcatagaggcttatacctgtgtgcttggcccactggtactggcagtggaggcaggcatagcagccgggaagcaggaaacagctctttcctccccccaggcaccaatactgcttccctgcgacccctgacactGCCTCaagggctgagcaactccagagagtagagtgtctgggcactagagggcaccatatacaaatatgaaacaccaaagaaacctcgttcaaagtaaaattatgaatacaacacctgagaaagattcaaaaaacatcaacctcatgaatcttcctgaaagggagttcaaaataaaaatcatttacatgctcatggaggtacagaaaaatattcaagaactcaggaatgaattccggtcagagaaccaatcattgaagagcacaatggaaggtattaaaagcagattagatacagtggaggagaagatacatgaaatagaaattagagaagatgaaTATAAAGAAGCagagactcagaaagaaaaaaggatctctaagaatgaaagaatattgagagaactgtgtgaccgatccaaacggaacaatatttgcactataggggtaccagaagaagaagaacagagaaaaagggatagaaagtgtccttgaggaggtaattgctgaaaatttccctaatctggggaaggagatagtctctcaggccatggagatccacagatctcccaacacaagggacccaaggaagacaacaccaagacatatagtaattaaaatggcaaagatcaaggataaggacagactattaaaagtagccagagagaaataagatcacatacaaaggaaagctaatcaggctatcatcagacttctcagcagaaacattacaggccagaagggagtggcatgatatacttaatgcaatcaagcagaagagcctcgaaccaaaattactttatccggcaagattatcatttaaatttgaaggagggattaaacaatttccaaataagcaaaagctgagagaatttacctcccagaaaccatctctacagtctattttacagggactgctatagatggaagtgttcctaaggtttaatacctgtcaccagaggtaataaaaccacagtaaagagtGTAGAACTGTTAATtagtaagcaaatgcaaaattaaattaactatccccaaagtcaatcaagggataggcaaagaatacagaatatgatacctaatatataaagaataaaagaggaagaaaaagaaggagaaaaaaagaacctttagattgtgtttctaataggatattgagtgagttaagttagactcttagatagtaaggaagttaaccttgaacctttggtaactacaaatctaaagcctgcaatggcaataagtacatatctatcgataattacactaaatgtaaatggactgaatgcaacaattaaaagacacagtcactgaatggataaaaaaacaagacccatctatatgctccctacaagactcactttaaacccaaagacatacacagactaaaagcaaagggatggaaaaagatacttcatgcaactcatagtgagaaaaaagcaggagttgcagtactagtatcagacaaaatacaaaatagacttcaaaacaatgtcacaagagacaaagaaggacattacataatgattaagaggtccatccaacaagaagatataaccattatagatatctatgctcccaacacaggagcacctacatatgcgaaacaaatactaacagaattaaaagggaaaatagaatgcaatgcattcattctaggagacttcaacactctactcactctgcaggacagatcaaccagacaaaaaataagtaaggagacagaggcactaaacagcacattagaacagatggacctaacagacatctacagaactctacacccaaaagagaagaatacacattcttctcaagtgtacatggaacattttcaagaatagatcatatactaggccacaagaagagccttggtaaattcaaaaagattgcaattgtaccaaccagtttctcagaacacaaaggcaggaagctagaaataaattactcaaagaatatgaaaaatcccacaaacacatggaggtttcacaacatgctcctacataaccaatagatcaatggccagataaaagcagagatcaagcaatatatggagacaaatgacaacaataattcaacactgcaaaatctgtgggatgcggccatggctgtgctaagaggaaagtatattgcaatacaggcctacctcaggaaagaagaacagtcccatatgaacactctaaaatcacaattaatgaaactagaaaaggaaggacaaatgaggcccaaagtcaggagaagcagggacataataaagattagagcagaaacaaaattgagaagaagaaagaatcaatgaaagcaagagctggttctttgagaaaatcaacaaaatagataaactcctagccagacttatcaagaaaaaaagagtctacacacataaacagaatcagaaatgagaaaggaaaaatcactacagataccacagaaatacaaagaattatgagagaatatcatgaaaaattatatgccaacaaactggataacctagaagggaCAACttagtagaaaaatacaaccttccaaggctgacccagaaagaaacagaaaatctgaacagaccaagtaccagcaatgaaattgaattggtaatcaaaaaactacctgagaacaaaacccctggaacagatggcttcactgctcaattttatcaaatatttagtgaagacctaatacccatcctccttaaagttttccaaagagtagaagagggaatactttcaaatgcATTCTATTAGGCCAGCtttattctaataccaaaaccaggcaaagacactacaaaaaaagaaaattacagaccaatatctctgatgaacatagatgtaaaaatactcaacaaaatattagcaaactgaattaaaaaatacaccaaaaagagtatccatcatgatcaagtaggatttactccagggatgcaaggatggtacaatattcgaaaatccatcaacatcatccaccacatcaacaaaaagaaggacaaaaaccacatgatcatctccatagatgcctgaaaaagcattcaacaaaatgaacatccattcatgataaaaactctcaacaaaatgggtatagagggcaagtacctcaacataataaaggccatatatgacaaatccacaaccaacattatacttaacagtgagaagctgaaagctttttcctttaagatcgggaacaagacgaggatgctcactctccccactcctattcaacatagttctggagatcctagccacagcaatcagacaacacaaagaaataaaaggcatcagattgtcaaggaagaggttaaactgtccctgttttcagatgacatgatattgtacataaaaaaccctaaagaaaccactctaaaactactaatctaatatctgaattcagcaaatttgcaggatacaaaattaatacacagaaatctgttgcattcctatgcactaatgatgaactagcagaaagagaaatcaggaaaagaattccattcacagttgcaccaaaaagaataaaataccaagaataaacctaaccaaggaaatgaaagacttatactctgaaaagtacaagacactcatgagagaaattaaagaatgtaccaataaatggaagcacatcctgtgctcatggataggaagaattaatattgtcaaaatggccatcctgcctaaagcaatctacagattcaatgcaattcctatcaaaacaccaacaccattcttcaatgaactagagcaaatcattctaaaattcatatggaaccacataagaccccaaatagctaaagcaatccggagaaggaagaataaa from Manis pentadactyla isolate mManPen7 chromosome 9, mManPen7.hap1, whole genome shotgun sequence includes the following:
- the ARHGAP1 gene encoding rho GTPase-activating protein 1, translating into MDPLSELQDDLTLDDTSQALNQLKLASIDEKNWPSDEMPDFPKSDDSKSSSPEPVTHLKWDDPYYDIARHQIVEVAGDDKYGRKIIVFSACRMPPSHQLDHSKLLGYLKHTLDQYVESDYTLLYLHHGLTSENKPSLGWLRDAYREFDRKYKKNIKALYIVHPTTFIKTLLILFKPIISFKFGQKIFYVNYLSELSEHVKLEQLGIPRQVLKYDDFIKSTQKSPATAPKPMPPRPPLPNQQFGVSLQHLQGKNPEQQPIPLVLRETVAYLQAHALTTEGIFRRSANTQVVREVQQKYNMGLPVNFDQYNELHLPAVILKTFLRELPEPLLTFDLYPHVVGFLNIDESQRVEATLQVFQMLPEENYQVLRFLTAFLVQISARSDQNKMTNTNLAVVFGPNLLWAKDAAITLKAINPINTFTKFLLDHQGELFPSPDPRGL